The candidate division WOR-3 bacterium genome includes a window with the following:
- a CDS encoding site-specific DNA-methyltransferase, with protein sequence MRRKTRKSKINAAGGNGKVEDFRHKGAKRVNNPPAGLAPIYEVHQPEVKQYFYDPHLDPQLVWAGKAEHTSFEVDVLPLHIHERVSTRAILAAVKKPEPQLALFGNQELTADKQIEFYQHEIGWANRLILGDSLLVMNSLLIKEGMAGKVQCIYIDPPYGIKYASNMQPRIDQRDVKDKDDDLTREPEQINAYRDTWKLGIHSYLTYLRDRLLLARELLHESGSIFVQINDENLHLVRCLMDEVFGRENFVAVVSFVKTSGFSGERLDTIGDFLLWYSKDKEQMKYHKLYLPKEFGEQGMKGYDWVELPQGTRRRLTSEEKKNLALLPAGSRLFKPGDMTSQGVTATTTYFIFEGRKLNPGSNSHWKTTLIGMQRLLMADRLLLIGNTLSFVRYADAFPVFPLTNIWSDTGIAGYGDPKLYVVQTNTKVVERCILMTTDPGDLVFDPTCGSGTTAYCAEKWGRRWITCDTSRVALAIARQRLLTARFDYFELLDPERGPAGGFKYETVPHITLESIAKNSEIDVIAEKYQPEIDEALKDLNKALGNKWQEWEVPREADRLWNKEAKEAHRRFWELKRAKRQEIDASIQRNAPQETLYDRPFVKKGVVRVSGPFTVEAIPPPVVSLPEATPIPQYEAEEGRVDNRAGDYIMTMVNLLKQQGGIVFPGGKRLELKDIRPIGLGYIHAQAEAEMDGAVKRVAISFGPKNGPVTAYQVRETIDPAIWNKFDILLIAGFSFAPDVHSFARKSEEAVKGLTIQCVNITPDVLIGDLLKASRASQIFTVFGEPDVEVKEQRDGTFVVELKGVDIYDPVKGEVHSEKAEKVAAWFLDTDYDGMTFHICQAFFPGDPDAWDKLQRALKAQIEPSAFEKMRGTQSFPFKPGEYKRIAVKVIDFRGNEVVRVVELGGKSARK encoded by the coding sequence ATGAGACGCAAGACAAGAAAAAGTAAAATCAACGCTGCCGGCGGAAATGGTAAAGTAGAAGACTTTCGCCATAAAGGGGCAAAACGAGTAAACAACCCGCCCGCGGGTTTAGCACCAATTTACGAAGTACACCAACCCGAGGTCAAACAGTACTTCTACGACCCGCATCTTGACCCGCAACTTGTCTGGGCAGGCAAGGCAGAGCATACTTCATTTGAGGTTGATGTTCTTCCCCTGCACATCCACGAACGGGTTTCCACCCGGGCGATTCTTGCCGCGGTCAAAAAGCCTGAACCCCAACTGGCGCTCTTTGGTAATCAGGAACTGACCGCAGACAAACAGATTGAGTTTTACCAGCACGAGATTGGCTGGGCAAACCGGCTGATTCTTGGCGACTCGCTTTTAGTGATGAACTCGCTACTAATCAAAGAAGGGATGGCAGGCAAGGTCCAGTGTATTTACATTGACCCGCCCTATGGCATTAAATACGCCTCCAATATGCAGCCGCGGATTGACCAGCGGGATGTGAAAGACAAAGACGACGATTTAACCCGCGAACCAGAACAGATTAACGCATATCGCGACACCTGGAAACTGGGCATTCACTCCTATTTGACCTACCTGCGTGACCGGCTCCTTCTGGCTCGGGAACTTTTGCACGAGTCCGGCTCAATCTTTGTTCAGATAAACGACGAAAACCTGCACCTCGTGCGCTGTCTGATGGACGAGGTTTTTGGCAGGGAAAACTTCGTGGCTGTGGTCAGTTTTGTAAAAACTAGTGGCTTCAGCGGGGAAAGGCTCGATACCATTGGCGATTTTCTTCTCTGGTACTCCAAGGACAAAGAACAGATGAAGTATCACAAGTTATATTTGCCAAAAGAGTTTGGAGAGCAAGGGATGAAGGGATATGATTGGGTCGAATTACCGCAAGGCACAAGACGGAGGTTGACAAGTGAGGAGAAGAAAAACCTAGCGTTACTACCTGCAGGAAGTCGTTTGTTTAAACCAGGTGATATGACGTCACAAGGGGTAACAGCCACTACAACTTACTTTATTTTTGAAGGAAGAAAACTCAATCCAGGAAGTAATAGCCATTGGAAGACAACGCTCATAGGCATGCAGCGTCTATTAATGGCAGACCGTCTATTATTAATAGGGAATACTTTAAGTTTTGTGCGTTATGCAGACGCCTTTCCTGTTTTTCCCCTAACAAATATCTGGTCGGACACAGGTATTGCTGGCTACGGTGATCCAAAACTCTATGTAGTGCAGACCAATACCAAAGTTGTTGAGCGCTGTATTTTGATGACGACCGACCCGGGCGATTTGGTTTTTGACCCGACCTGCGGTTCGGGCACAACCGCCTATTGTGCCGAGAAGTGGGGCAGGCGCTGGATTACCTGCGACACTTCACGGGTGGCATTGGCAATTGCCCGGCAGAGGCTTTTGACCGCAAGGTTTGACTATTTTGAACTCCTTGACCCGGAGCGAGGACCTGCAGGCGGGTTTAAGTATGAGACCGTGCCACATATCACCCTTGAGTCCATCGCCAAGAATTCGGAAATTGATGTAATTGCAGAGAAATATCAACCGGAGATTGATGAGGCGCTAAAGGACCTGAATAAGGCTTTGGGCAACAAGTGGCAGGAGTGGGAGGTGCCGCGCGAAGCAGACCGGTTATGGAATAAGGAGGCAAAAGAGGCGCATCGCCGGTTCTGGGAACTCAAGCGCGCCAAGCGGCAGGAGATTGATGCCAGTATTCAGCGCAATGCACCCCAGGAGACGCTTTATGACCGACCTTTTGTGAAAAAGGGTGTGGTGCGGGTAAGTGGACCTTTTACGGTTGAGGCGATTCCACCACCAGTTGTTTCACTGCCTGAAGCAACACCGATTCCCCAGTATGAAGCAGAAGAGGGCAGGGTTGATAATCGGGCAGGTGATTACATAATGACGATGGTTAACCTTCTGAAACAGCAGGGTGGTATTGTCTTTCCCGGTGGCAAGCGGTTGGAACTTAAGGACATTAGACCAATCGGTCTTGGTTATATCCATGCCCAGGCAGAGGCGGAGATGGACGGCGCGGTGAAAAGGGTGGCGATAAGTTTTGGACCCAAGAATGGACCAGTTACCGCCTATCAGGTGCGGGAAACGATTGACCCGGCAATCTGGAATAAGTTTGATATTTTGCTCATCGCTGGCTTCAGTTTTGCGCCCGATGTCCACTCTTTTGCCCGTAAGTCAGAGGAAGCGGTAAAGGGGTTGACGATTCAGTGTGTCAATATTACCCCTGATGTACTGATTGGGGATTTACTTAAGGCAAGTCGGGCAAGTCAGATATTTACCGTGTTCGGTGAACCGGATGTGGAGGTAAAGGAACAAAGGGATGGCACATTTGTTGTTGAACTTAAAGGCGTGGACATCTACGACCCGGTTAAGGGCGAGGTTCATTCGGAAAAAGCGGAGAAGGTGGCAGCGTGGTTTTTGGATACCGATTACGACGGGATGACCTTCCATATCTGTCAGGCGTTCTTTCCCGGTGACCCGGATGCCTGGGATAAGTTGCAGCGGGCGCTAAAGGCGCAGATTGAGCCATCAGCGTTTGAGAAGATGCGCGGCACCCAATCTTTCCCGTTCAAACCGGGCGAATATAAACGAATTGCGGTCAAAGTCATTGATTTCCGGGGAAACGAGGTGGTGCGGGTGGTGGAGTTGGGTGGCAAATCAGCAAGAAAATGA
- a CDS encoding V-type ATP synthase subunit D: MRLSVSATRMELMRLRRRLVIARRGHKLLKDKQQELMRRLLELISEIRQHRARVRKEMRQVLAQFALARAAYEPQFLDEAVLIPTRKVEVTVATRRAMNIEVPVFTKKVSGRLRCYGFATTAPVLDQALLSLDNLLDALFILAEKEKTLEILAGELERTRRRVNALEFVLIPSIEESIRMINFKLAEAERQDLTRLMRIKEIVRGEEQGNG; the protein is encoded by the coding sequence ATGAGACTTTCGGTCAGTGCGACCCGGATGGAGTTGATGCGGCTGCGGCGCCGGCTCGTTATCGCCCGCCGCGGTCACAAACTGCTTAAAGACAAGCAGCAGGAGCTGATGCGCCGGCTTTTGGAACTGATTAGTGAAATCCGCCAGCACCGCGCCCGGGTGCGCAAAGAGATGCGCCAGGTTCTTGCCCAGTTTGCCCTTGCCCGCGCCGCGTACGAGCCGCAGTTTTTGGACGAGGCGGTGTTGATTCCAACCCGCAAGGTTGAGGTCACGGTGGCGACGCGCCGGGCGATGAACATTGAGGTGCCGGTTTTCACGAAAAAGGTCTCCGGTCGGCTCCGTTGCTACGGCTTTGCCACAACCGCGCCGGTACTGGACCAGGCGCTTTTATCCCTTGACAACCTGCTCGATGCACTCTTTATCCTTGCCGAAAAGGAGAAGACACTTGAAATCCTTGCCGGTGAACTGGAACGGACCCGACGCCGGGTCAACGCCCTTGAATTTGTCTTAATCCCCTCAATTGAAGAGTCCATCCGGATGATAAACTTCAAACTGGCGGAAGCCGAGCGCCAGGACCTGACCCGGCTGATGCGCATCAAGGAGATTGTCCGCGGTGAGGAGCAAGGCAATGGCTAA